The following are encoded together in the Pararhizobium qamdonense genome:
- a CDS encoding pyridoxamine 5'-phosphate oxidase family protein has translation MNLKEMTSEDCVDVLARGHIAHLACAKDNRPYVVPIQYAFESPSLYAFSMPGQKIDWLRANPLVCIQVGEIDNNEAWRSVVVEGRYEEFPDNEQWHGERLHAWSLLEKRSNWWEPGAMKLGTVPETGKTVVPVFFVIHIDSVTGRQSAASGN, from the coding sequence ATGAATTTGAAAGAGATGACCAGCGAGGACTGCGTTGACGTCCTTGCGCGGGGGCACATTGCCCATCTTGCCTGCGCCAAGGATAATCGGCCCTATGTCGTACCAATCCAGTATGCGTTTGAATCGCCCAGCCTCTATGCCTTCTCCATGCCCGGGCAGAAAATCGACTGGCTGCGCGCCAACCCACTGGTCTGCATCCAGGTGGGCGAAATCGACAACAACGAGGCTTGGCGAAGCGTCGTCGTCGAGGGACGTTATGAAGAATTCCCGGACAACGAACAATGGCACGGTGAACGGCTTCATGCCTGGTCGCTGCTGGAAAAGCGAAGCAACTGGTGGGAGCCGGGCGCTATGAAGCTGGGCACGGTTCCAGAAACAGGCAAAACGGTGGTGCCGGTCTTTTTCGTCATCCATATCGACAGCGTCACCGGTCGGCAATCGGCTGCGAGCGGAAACTGA